The following proteins are encoded in a genomic region of Bubalus kerabau isolate K-KA32 ecotype Philippines breed swamp buffalo chromosome 15, PCC_UOA_SB_1v2, whole genome shotgun sequence:
- the LOC129629019 gene encoding nucleoporin p54-like, whose product MTRTELSPAQIKQLLQNPPAGVDPIIWEQAKVDNPDSEKLIPVSMVGFKELLRRLKVQDQMTKQHQTRLDIIPEDIGELQKNQTTTMAKIAQYKRKLMDLSHRTLQVLIKQEIQRKSGYAIQADEEQLRVQLDTIQGELNAPTQFKGRLNELMSQIRMQNHFGAVKSEERYYIDADLLREIKQHLKQQEGLSHLISIIKDDLEDIKLVERGLNETIHIRGGVFS is encoded by the coding sequence ATGACTAGAACAGAGCTTTCTCCTGCACAGATCAAACAGCTTTTACAGAATCCTCCTGCTGGTGTTGATCCTATTATCTGGGAACAAGCCAAGGTGGATAACCCTGATTCTGAAAAGTTAATTCCTGTATCAATGGTGGGTTTCAAAGAACTTCTTCGAAGACTGAAGGTTCAAGATCAGATGACTAAGCAGCATCAGACCAGATTAGATATAATACCCGAAGATATTGGTGAATTACAGAAGAATCAAACTACAACCATGGCCAAAATTGCACAATACAAGAGGAAACTTATGGACCTTTCCCACAGAACTTTACAGGTCCTAATCAAACAGGAAATTCAGAGGAAGAGTGGGTATGCCATCCAAGCTGATGAAGAGCAGTTGCGAGTTCAGCTAGATACAATTCAGGGTGAACTAAATGCCCCTACTCAGTTTAAGGGCCGACTAAATGAACTGATGTCCCAAATCAGGATGCAGAATCACTTTGGAGCAGTCAAATCTGAAGAAAGATATTACATAGACGCAGATCTGTTACGAGAAATCAAGCAGCATTTGAAACAACAGGAAGGccttagccacttgattagcatcaTAAAAGATGACTTAGAAGATATCAAGTTGGTAGAACGTGGATTGAATGAAACCATCCACATCAGAGGTGGTGTCTTCAGTTGA